A region from the Leeia speluncae genome encodes:
- the sbcD gene encoding exonuclease subunit SbcD has translation MRILHTSDWHFGQSFMGKNRHAEHEQLIAWLLQQVDVLAIDAVIIAGDIFDTGAPPSYARELYNRLIVGLHEKQVGLVILGGNHDSVAMLAESKPLLTYLSTSVIPGALASIDEEVVVINKRDGTPGAVVCAVPFLRPRDVQQSEDGQSADDKQAGLMLAIEKHYDAVYQVALAVNAKLGGRLPMIATGHLTTIGASVSESVRDIYVGSLSAFPASGFPPVDYIALGHIHRPQVVKPHIRYCGSPIPLSFDELGHEKQMLLVSFEQPGTAPEIQPVLIPNFQPMASIKGDLATVEKALKTSGKHGTPERPVWVEVEVETDDYLSDLTLRLQTMVAELPIEILRIKRARGNVSQSLVAERKETLAELSVDEVFLRRLSVEVLDEDLAAQLTLCHQQIASELQEPQV, from the coding sequence ATGCGTATTTTACATACCTCTGATTGGCATTTTGGGCAGTCTTTTATGGGGAAGAACCGTCATGCGGAGCATGAGCAATTGATTGCTTGGTTGTTGCAGCAGGTTGATGTATTAGCGATTGATGCGGTGATTATTGCGGGGGATATTTTTGATACGGGTGCGCCGCCAAGTTATGCACGCGAACTATATAACCGTTTGATTGTTGGATTACATGAAAAGCAGGTGGGTTTGGTTATCTTGGGCGGTAACCATGATTCGGTTGCGATGCTGGCTGAAAGTAAACCTTTACTGACTTATCTGAGTACTTCTGTGATACCCGGTGCTTTAGCTTCTATTGATGAGGAAGTGGTGGTCATCAACAAAAGGGATGGTACGCCAGGTGCGGTTGTTTGTGCGGTGCCTTTTTTGCGCCCGCGTGATGTGCAACAAAGCGAGGATGGGCAATCTGCTGATGATAAACAGGCTGGATTAATGCTTGCGATAGAGAAGCATTACGATGCTGTGTATCAGGTTGCCTTGGCGGTCAATGCAAAATTGGGTGGTCGTTTACCGATGATAGCGACGGGGCATCTGACTACTATTGGGGCGAGTGTTAGTGAGTCTGTTCGCGATATTTATGTTGGGTCTTTATCTGCATTTCCTGCAAGCGGATTTCCTCCGGTTGATTACATCGCGTTAGGGCATATTCATCGTCCGCAGGTGGTAAAACCGCATATTCGCTATTGTGGTTCTCCGATTCCGCTTAGCTTTGATGAGTTAGGTCATGAAAAGCAAATGCTGTTGGTGTCTTTTGAGCAACCTGGTACTGCCCCGGAGATTCAGCCGGTTTTGATTCCTAATTTTCAGCCAATGGCGAGTATAAAAGGGGATTTGGCTACGGTTGAAAAAGCGTTAAAGACTAGCGGAAAACACGGGACTCCTGAGCGCCCTGTATGGGTGGAAGTTGAGGTGGAAACGGATGATTACTTAAGTGATTTGACGTTACGGCTTCAAACTATGGTGGCGGAATTGCCGATTGAAATTTTGCGCATTAAACGGGCGAGAGGCAATGTCAGCCAAAGTTTAGTAGCAGAACGAAAAGAAACGTTAGCGGAGCTATCTGTTGATGAGGTTTTTTTACGGCGGTTGTCGGTTGAAGTGTTGGATGAAGATTTGGCTGCCCAATTAACCTTGTGCCATCAGCAAATTGCTAGTGAATTACAGGAGCCGCAAGTATGA